The following DNA comes from Mucilaginibacter jinjuensis.
CACGTTAACCGTAACCCAATTGGCGGCGTGGTTAAATACTTTAAATATCACCCGGGTAAATACCTGGTAGCATGGCACCCAAAATCATCAACAGAGAACGAGCGCACCACTGTTGTGATCGAAAATAAAAAAGGCACGTCGATATTATTCCGCCAAATTGCCGGTGCAATGGCTCGCCGTATTGTATGGTATGTAAAAGAAGGTGATAAAGTTGAACAAGGTGATCAATTTGGCTTCATAAAATTTGGATCGAGAGTAGATATTTTTTTACCTTTAGGAACCAAGATCAACGTGAATCTTGGTGAGGTAGTAAAAGGTGGCCGCACCGTACTTGCCGAACTAACTGCGTAAAAGGGGCTTTTATTAACCAATTATAAACCCAAACCGATGAGAAAATTTACTTTAATGATGGCTTTAGCATTTACTGTAGCCGCTGCGAATTCATTTGCTGGCGACAAAACAGATAAAGACAAAGGCATGAAATGCAACACGCCCGGAAAATCGTGCTGCAAAAAAACAACTAAAGCTACTGCTGATAAGGCTCCTAAAAAAGCTGATGACAGTAAGAAAGCGGCTTAATTGTTTGTTTAAGATTTTTATAGAAAGCCTTCCGATTATCGGGAGGCTTTTTTGTTTTTTTTAAATATTCGTCATTGCGAGCGATAGCGAAGCAATCTCAGACCGATTAGCAGTACCTTCAATAACGCAGAATCGTTTTTCATTAGGAATGGCAAGGTGAGTAATATGAATAGTCAGTGGATGTTACTTTTCTTTTCTCTCAAAAGAAAAGTAACCAAAAGAAAAGTCGCAGCCGGGCCCTGTTGCTATGAACTTGCAGTGGTTGGGCAATACCTGTGGTTGCCGCAACATTGCCAATGCTGCCTTGAGGAGAGGTTATGTTAAGGTAGTGGAGATTTTGGTAATTATATAATTTGTAATTGTGAGTGATAGCGTGGCACTCCTCAACCAACAGAGGCTCTGCTTGAATCAAAGCAATTGCATTTACAGATGAATTGATTGCTACTATCAATGTCAGTCCCGCTCAATCGCCGCGGGTAGGCTGTTACTTTGTAGCCACAAAGTAACCAAAAGGCTTATCGGCAAAAGGCTTCTTTACGCACAGGGCCATGCCGCACAGCGTACAGAACAACACAGGCCGGGATCTTTTGCCCTACTTCGTTCACACTTGGCCTTACCCTTCTGCAAAATCTCCAATGCCTCTTTCAAACGCACAAGGCCACCGATGTTCTGCCCGCTTTTGGCCGAAGCTGTTTGCCGACTTGGAAGAGAAACAAGAATCGAGAAACAAGACTATATAAATAGGACAATCAAAGGAAGCGGTGGCCCAGACGCAAAAGCGTGGCCGTGAAGTGGACTTGTGCGGTGGAGCTTTTTTGCGTCTTGATCTTTTGGTTACTTTTGGATCAAGCCAAAAGTAACAGCCTACCCGCGGCGATTGAGCGGGACCGACTTTCACTTAAAGTACACACAGATGATCAGGGTCATTGCGTTCATTAAAGTACGACCTCTGTCGGTCGGGGATTGCTTCATACCTCGCAATGACGCGATGGAGACAAACCAAAACAAAAAGCCCTTCTGGAAAACAGAAAGGCTCTTGTAAGATATAGCGATAAAACTTATACTCTTTTTGATTTGATACGAGCTGCTTTACCGGTAAGGGCACGCAGGTAGTACAATTTAGCACGACGCACTTTACCGTGGCTGTTAACATCAATTTTATCGATGTTAGGAGAGTTAATAGGGAAGATACGTTCTACACCAATACCGTTTGATACTTTACGTACGGTAAAGGTTTCAGTTGTACCTGCGCTGTTACGTTGTATACATACGCCTTGGTAAACCTGGATACGCTCTTTGTTACCCTCTCTGATTTTATAGTGCACGCTGACAGTATCACCTGCTTTAAACACAGGAACCTGCTTTTTTTCTACTGACTGCTCTTCAACAAATTTTACTAAATCCATGATTCTTAGCTCTTAAAGCGATTTTTAACCCGTAAAAATCGGATTGCAATTATAGGGATAATTTTTCGAAATAAAAAGTTGTTTCGAAATTTTTCCACATTATTTAAGTAATTAACATTTATAGTTAAGTTATTGGTGATTGAGGGTATTAAGTTGACTGAGCTTTACAACTACTTAACATATTCAACTATTCAGCTCAGTCAACATTATTTGATTAAGTTTCTTTTTACAACCCAATCAACGATTCAACTTATTCAACCCAATCAACTTCACTCCAACAAATCCGGCCTTCTTGCCTTCGTACGTTCCATAGCTTGTTCGAAGCGCCATTTTTCAATTTCGGGCGTGTTGCCGCTCAACAGAATATCAGGCACCTTGTGGCCCTTCCAGTCTGCGGGGCGGGTATATACCGGCGCATCCAACATATCGTCCTGGAACGAGTCTGAGAGTGCTGAGGTTTCATCTGATAACACCCCAGGTATCAACCTCACAATGGCATCCACCAAAATGGCTGCAGGCAACTCTCCGCCCGATAGTACATAATCCCCTATCGACATCTCGCGGGTAACATACAGATCGCGCACACGCTGATCTATCCCCTTGTAATGCCCGCATAATATCATGATGTTTTTAACGCTCGATAGCTGGTTGGCTAAACCCTGATTCAGCGTAACGCCATCCGGAGTCATAAATATGATCTCGTCATATTCGCGCTCTGCCTTTAGTTTTTCTATGCAAACAGCAAAGGGCTCAATCATCATTACCATGCCACTGCCGCCGCCGTAAGGATAATCGTCAACACTTTTATGCTTATTGCTCGAATAATCGCGCAGGTTATGCACGTGAATTTCCGTCAGTCCCTTTTTTTGGGCACGATGTAGTATTGAATGCGCAAAAGGGCTTTCGAGCAGGCCTGGTAAAACGGTAAGGATATCGAAACGGATCATAATTTTACAAAGATATTAATTTCGGATTTTGATGGCGTAGAGGCGTCACAGACGCTATGAAGTTTTAAGCACGCGTTGTAAACGCGCGCAAGGGTAAGTTAACTCGTCATTGCGAGGTACGAAGCAATCCCCGACTTGCAGAGCCGCTCTGTATAGTTCGCGATTGCTTCGTACCTCGCAATGACGCGCTGGACGAAGCTGTTACTTTCCCTCTTAATCCATATACACATCCAACAAGCCCTCAGGCAAGTCCAGATATACTTCTCCGCCTTCTATGTCGATACCTTTAATGGTTGCGGCATTAAGCGGGAAAAGTACTTCCTTATTGTTGTAGTGTACCGATGCGATAATTTGCTGGGGATATTCGTTCACCTCCAGTATTTCGCCAAGTTCACCATGTTTTTCGTCGATGGCCAAAAATCCTTCGAGATCCATCAGGGTAAACTCTTCTTCATCTACTTCGGGCTTAAGCTTATTGGGCAGAAATACATCTTTCTTTACCAGTTTGGCTGCGGCTTCAATGGTATCAACTCCGTCGAGGTTCAAGTAAGCCGTATTAGGTAGCGGGTATTTGATCGACTTTACAAAGAAAGGAACCAGCTTGCCGGCCACATCAATAAATACGGCATCGAACTTAATATCCTCTAAGCCATCGAAATCAACATATAATTGAAATTCGCCTTTGAGGCCGCGGGTTTTAAGCAGGCTGCCTATACGGAAGGTATCTTCTGTTTTCATTATCAAAACGTTTTAAAAAACAATAGCGAAGAACTGTTAAGAACTTCGCTATCTAAATTATTGGCGCAGTATAAATTATTCTGCAGAATCTTCAGCTGATGCTTCAGTTTCAGGAGCTTCTTCTTCAGTAGCTTCAACTTCTTCAGCAACAGGTGCATTTTTAGCAGCAATTGCAGCAGCTTTGTCTTCTTTTTTCTTAGCTTCAGCGGCTAAAGCAGCTTTGCGGGCTTCTTCTTTTGCAGATACTAAGCTTGATTTTTTACCAGTGATTTTTCCTTCTTTCTGATCTAACCAAGCCTGGAATTTCTCATCAGCTTGCTCAGCAGTTAAAGCGCCTTTAGCTACACCACCTTGTAAGTGCTTGCGGTAAAGTACACCTTTGTATGAAAGGATAGCACGGCAGGTATCAGTTGGTTGTGCACCACTGTTAACCCAGTCTAAAGTTTTGTCGAAATTGATATCGATAGTAGCTGGATTAGTGTTCGGGTTATAAGAACCGATACGCTCAATGAAACGGCCGTCACGTGGTGCACGGGCGTCTGCTACTACGATGTAGTAAAAAGGTTTTCCTTTTTTACCGTGTCTTTGCAGTCTAATTTTAGTTGCCATTGTTTGTGTTTATGTATTCAACATGTTCCCCGGAGTATATTCTGCGGGGCTGCAAAGGTAAATAATATATTTTAAATATGGAAATGATTGCCAATGATTTAGTTATTAGGGAGTTGACAATGGTTCATATCCCGAGCTCTCCCGTCTTGTCATTTCGACCGTAGGGAGAAATCCTGTACAGTTTGCTTTTTAAGCGTATAAGATTTCTCCCTACGGTCGAAATGACAAGGGGAAATAGAAAAAGGCGTTAAGCTTTTCGCTCAACGCCTTTTCTTTATCTTGAACCAGAATTCTCAGAATCAAAGAATTGCCGGAATTATTTTTAAATCATTGACAAATTGCCGAATCAGCAAATTGCCAAATTTAAATAGACAAGATGTCTACTATCTTCAAAAAGTTAGGGTTGATCTCGATAAAGTGCTTAATCGCATTTTCGAATGGTGTAAAGGCAACTTCGCCGTTGATGATACCTACCATCTCGTTACGGTGACCGACTAATAAACCTTCAATTGCGGCAACACCTACACGGCTTGCCAATACACGGTCCTGGCAGCTTGGGCGGCCACCACGCTGGATGTGGCCCAGTACAGATACGCGGGTATCATAATTAGGGAAACGGTCTTTTATTAAACGGCCGATCTCGAATGCACCACCTGCTTCTTCACCTTCGGCAACAATTACAATTTTTGATGATTTATCGCGGCGGCCTTGCTCCAGTTTATGGTACAGGGCGTTTAAGTCTGTTTTGGTTTCAGGGATCAATATAGCCTCTGCACCTACAGCAATACCGGTACGTAAGGCAATTAAGCCAGAGTCGCGGCCCATAACCTCAACGATAAATAAACGATCGTGCGATTCTGCGGTATCACGGATTTTATCAACAGCATCAATAACGGTATTAATAGCAGTATCGTAACCGATGGTAAAATCGGTACCAACCAAATCGTTATCAATGGTGCCCGGCAAACCAACTACAGGAATATCAAACTCTTTACCGAAAATTTTTGCACCGGTAAAAGTACCATCACCACCAATACCTATTAAAGCATCAATGTTATGTTTCTTCAGGTTATCGTAAGCAAGCTGACGGCCTTCGGGAGTTTTAAATTGTTCGCTACGGGCTGTTTTTAAAATAGTACCACCGCGTTGTATAATGTTAGCAACAGATTTACGGTCCATCGGAAACAGATCGCCGTTAATCATCCCTTCGTAACCCCGGCGGATACCGGTTACCTGCAAATCATGATATAATGCCGTTCGTACAACTGCCCTGATGGCAGCATTCATGCCGGGCGAATCGCCACCCGAAGTATAAACACCTACGTTTTTAATTTGAGCCATTGTTATTCTGGAAAGCAGCCTTTCCGCTGTCTAAAAACTTAATATAATTGTCTACGCTATAATTTGCGCCTTGTGGTGGTACCAAAACATCACCTTTGGCATTGATGATAACGTAATACGGCTGCGAATTTACATTAAATTTTGAAGCTTCGTAATCACTGTTTTTATTCCCTATAGTATTTATCTTCTTTCCGCTGAAACTTGATATTGTTTGTTGCTCTTTTGGCAACTCTTGTTTTTCGTCAACATAAAGCTCCAGCAACACAAAATCATTTTGTAAACGCTTGTGTACCTCGGGGTTCGACCATACTTCCTGCTCCATTTTGCGGCAGTTGGCGCAGTTCCAACCGGTAAAATCAATAATTACCGGTTTTTTTAATTCTTTTGATACCTGTAAAGCCTGATCGTAATCATACCACTCATTTAAGCCCGCATGTTTACCACGGCGGAACAGATCTTCATATTTTTTATCTTTTATAGATACCGATTGCTGTGGAGCTGCATCAGATGAGCTGCCACTGCCATTAGTCAGGTAAAAATCCTGTGTGGCCGGTGGAGGTAAAAACCCACTGATTACTTTCAATGGTGCGCCCCATAATCCAGGGATCATAAACATCACAAAAGAGAATACAATGATTGATAAGAAAGTGCGGAATACCGACAGGTGCTCTACCGGGCTATCGTGCGAAAACCTGATCTTACCTATTAAGTATAAGAACAACATTACGCCGATGGCAATCCATAACGACAGGAACACCTCCCGGTCGAACCAGTTCCAGTGGTAAGCCAGATCTACGTTCGAAAGGAATTTCAACGCGAAAGCCAGTTCTAAAAAGCCCAGTACCACTTTAACGCTGTTTAACCAGCCGCCCGATTTTGGCAGGGTTTTCAACGCAGAAGGGAATAAAGCAAATATGGTAAACGGGATAGCCAAAGCAGCCGAGAAACCCAGCATACCTACAGCAGGGCCAAGGCGTTCGCCTTTGGTTGCGGCTTCTACCAATAAACTACCAATGATTGGGCCGGTACAAGAGAATGACACCACTACTAATGTGGCAGCCATAAAGAAGATACCTGATAAGCCGCCCTTGTCAGAATTTTCGTCCAGTTTATTAGCCAGCGAGCTTGGCAGAGTTAATTCAAATGCACCTAAGAAAGATGCACCAAACGCCACCAGCAACAGGAAGAAGAACATATTAAATATGCCATTGGTTGCCAACGAGTTTAAGGCATCAGACCCAAAACATAGCGTAATTACAAAGCCCAGCGATACATAGATCACAATAATAGAGATACCATATATTAAAGACTGAAATACCGCCTTTTGCCTGCTGCCTGCTTTTTTGGTAAAAAAGCTAACGGTTAACGGCAATAGCGGATAAATACAAGGCATTAACAAGGCTGCAAAGCCTCCTAAAAAGCCTTCAATAAATATTTGCCAAAGTGTTTTTGGCTTTTCTTCGTTTTTAGCAATGGTTGCTCCTGCTGCCTTTACCGCAGTCGGTTTTTGCAGTTTCTTTTGTGCGGCAATACTGTCGGCAGCGGTTGGTATGGTTGTAAACACCACGCCGCTGGTATCGGCCTGTGCAGCGCGT
Coding sequences within:
- the pfkA gene encoding 6-phosphofructokinase; the encoded protein is MAQIKNVGVYTSGGDSPGMNAAIRAVVRTALYHDLQVTGIRRGYEGMINGDLFPMDRKSVANIIQRGGTILKTARSEQFKTPEGRQLAYDNLKKHNIDALIGIGGDGTFTGAKIFGKEFDIPVVGLPGTIDNDLVGTDFTIGYDTAINTVIDAVDKIRDTAESHDRLFIVEVMGRDSGLIALRTGIAVGAEAILIPETKTDLNALYHKLEQGRRDKSSKIVIVAEGEEAGGAFEIGRLIKDRFPNYDTRVSVLGHIQRGGRPSCQDRVLASRVGVAAIEGLLVGHRNEMVGIINGEVAFTPFENAIKHFIEINPNFLKIVDILSI
- the rplS gene encoding 50S ribosomal protein L19 produces the protein MDLVKFVEEQSVEKKQVPVFKAGDTVSVHYKIREGNKERIQVYQGVCIQRNSAGTTETFTVRKVSNGIGVERIFPINSPNIDKIDVNSHGKVRRAKLYYLRALTGKAARIKSKRV
- a CDS encoding phosphatidylserine decarboxylase family protein, whose protein sequence is MTFHKEGYTSLALCILFIFVLNAVIQFYYPQAFALKWFIYILSALLFIIIVQFFRSPSFAITKDEQTVLCPADGKVVVIEETEEGEVFKDKRIQISVFMSPVNVHVNRNPIGGVVKYFKYHPGKYLVAWHPKSSTENERTTVVIENKKGTSILFRQIAGAMARRIVWYVKEGDKVEQGDQFGFIKFGSRVDIFLPLGTKINVNLGEVVKGGRTVLAELTA
- the trmD gene encoding tRNA (guanosine(37)-N1)-methyltransferase TrmD — protein: MRFDILTVLPGLLESPFAHSILHRAQKKGLTEIHVHNLRDYSSNKHKSVDDYPYGGGSGMVMMIEPFAVCIEKLKAEREYDEIIFMTPDGVTLNQGLANQLSSVKNIMILCGHYKGIDQRVRDLYVTREMSIGDYVLSGGELPAAILVDAIVRLIPGVLSDETSALSDSFQDDMLDAPVYTRPADWKGHKVPDILLSGNTPEIEKWRFEQAMERTKARRPDLLE
- a CDS encoding protein-disulfide reductase DsbD family protein, with amino-acid sequence MKNTLKRLLGKGIIPAIIFALVLAVGFNQQARAAQADTSGVVFTTIPTAADSIAAQKKLQKPTAVKAAGATIAKNEEKPKTLWQIFIEGFLGGFAALLMPCIYPLLPLTVSFFTKKAGSRQKAVFQSLIYGISIIVIYVSLGFVITLCFGSDALNSLATNGIFNMFFFLLLVAFGASFLGAFELTLPSSLANKLDENSDKGGLSGIFFMAATLVVVSFSCTGPIIGSLLVEAATKGERLGPAVGMLGFSAALAIPFTIFALFPSALKTLPKSGGWLNSVKVVLGFLELAFALKFLSNVDLAYHWNWFDREVFLSLWIAIGVMLFLYLIGKIRFSHDSPVEHLSVFRTFLSIIVFSFVMFMIPGLWGAPLKVISGFLPPPATQDFYLTNGSGSSSDAAPQQSVSIKDKKYEDLFRRGKHAGLNEWYDYDQALQVSKELKKPVIIDFTGWNCANCRKMEQEVWSNPEVHKRLQNDFVLLELYVDEKQELPKEQQTISSFSGKKINTIGNKNSDYEASKFNVNSQPYYVIINAKGDVLVPPQGANYSVDNYIKFLDSGKAAFQNNNGSN
- a CDS encoding 30S ribosomal protein S16 is translated as MATKIRLQRHGKKGKPFYYIVVADARAPRDGRFIERIGSYNPNTNPATIDINFDKTLDWVNSGAQPTDTCRAILSYKGVLYRKHLQGGVAKGALTAEQADEKFQAWLDQKEGKITGKKSSLVSAKEEARKAALAAEAKKKEDKAAAIAAKNAPVAEEVEATEEEAPETEASAEDSAE
- the rimM gene encoding ribosome maturation factor RimM (Essential for efficient processing of 16S rRNA), coding for MKTEDTFRIGSLLKTRGLKGEFQLYVDFDGLEDIKFDAVFIDVAGKLVPFFVKSIKYPLPNTAYLNLDGVDTIEAAAKLVKKDVFLPNKLKPEVDEEEFTLMDLEGFLAIDEKHGELGEILEVNEYPQQIIASVHYNNKEVLFPLNAATIKGIDIEGGEVYLDLPEGLLDVYMD